CATGCAGAATGAGGAGATTAAATTAAACATCTATGGCAAGCCCGACCTGAAGCAGGGCGGCCTGCCTAAAATCGATGTGACGTACAACAAGACTGTTACTATGAAGGGTGAGTGATCAGGGCTCGGTCAGACTCATGGCGTTCGGACACAGCTGATTATGCAAACTCTAGCTCTCAACAAGCTCGAAGGTTTCGCCATTACGGAAATGCATGCCTTGTCTGGTAAGTCGGCGAATGGCGCCAATTTTGGTGGAACCGTGTATATCCCCAACCCATCTCCGATGACCATCAGCATGGTATGTTGCTTTCTGTCCTGAATTGTAGCGTCGACTGATTGACCTAGGGTAATGTCACTCTCGACCTCTCTTGCGAAGGAACCTCCATTGGTACCTCATACCTAAACGACCTGAAGCTGGTTCCTGGCAACAACACCCTGCCGATGACAACCGCCGTCAAACTGTCGGCAATTGCACCATTCTTCGACAAGTACCCCAACGGTCTCCCTGTGTCGATCTCGGGAAGCTCGACCAACTCGAGTGTCTACAACGGCCAAGCCATCCCGTACTTTAGCGAGGCCCTGGCCTCGAACACACTTGAAGTGACCTTGGACCTTGCTAAGTTGCTAACCTAATCGATTTGTGACGATGTTGAGAGATATCCCTGCCGGTGGATAGATATACCACTGggcttttcttttcacttCTTGCCTTACGAGGCTCATGTACAATCCAGTGTTGATACATATATGCTAATGTGATGACGATTGG
The DNA window shown above is from Aspergillus fumigatus Af293 chromosome 1, whole genome shotgun sequence and carries:
- a CDS encoding DUF3712 domain-containing protein, with translation MAGDKPEVSEIGFVEGPSSKPSFGRRVLNHYKRWWWVHIIAIIVVVLVVTLPLVYVGYPNIAQGDINDSTLEIKEMIISDPKPDSFYLDQTQVIGSHSMFHPTIYAFDAAVSLLGAATFATVKVPQVKANDGTVVHISQTLDLSDVGAFGGFATAVMQNEEIKLNIYGKPDLKQGGLPKIDVTYNKTVTMKALNKLEGFAITEMHALSGKSANGANFGGTVYIPNPSPMTISMGNVTLDLSCEGTSIGTSYLNDLKLVPGNNTLPMTTAVKLSAIAPFFDKYPNGLPVSISGSSTNSSVYNGQAIPYFSEALASNTLEVTLDLAKLLT